From Daucus carota subsp. sativus chromosome 6, DH1 v3.0, whole genome shotgun sequence, the proteins below share one genomic window:
- the LOC108193056 gene encoding zinc finger protein CONSTANS-LIKE 10, which translates to MGYMCDYCGEQRSMVYCRSDAACLCLSCDRNVHSANALSRRHSRTLLCERCNLQPSFVRCVEESLSLCQNCDWMAHSGSNSGSVHKTQPVNCYSGCPSAAELSNIWSFLLDLPSVVDSTCEQGIGSMTINDKSQADFGKPTNNHQDLCIDASDSKNVNSNLWKGSKMAEIDKKRAEGNQQTESAKLTPTTVGGTKELDLCEDDDYYEDFNMDELELNIEKYEELFGVGHNDPQHLFNDDGIDSLFNMKRTGDDSNCQDAYAAEGSLIGLENIVQPTGSNAESADSMISCKTEPIACFARQTSNLSFSGLTGDSSTGGEYQDRGASPMLVMGEPPPWCTPESSLASSSRSSAVQRYKDKKKTRKFEKRVRYATRKARADVRKRVKGRFVKAGDAFDYDPLSQTRSF; encoded by the exons ATGGGTTATATGTGTGATTATTGCGGGGAACAAAGATCAATGGTGTATTGTCGTTCTGATGCAGCCTGTTTATGCTTGTCCTGTGATCGCAATGTGCATTCCGCAAATGCACTTTCACGCCGCCATTCCAGGACACTTCTGTGTGAAAGGTGCAACTTACAGCCCTCATTTGTTAGATGTGTTGAGGAAAGCCTATCTCTTTGTCAGAATTGTGATTGGATGGCGCATAGTGGCTCTAATTCTGGCTCTGTACATAAGACACAACCGGTCAACTGCTATTCAGGCTGCCCATCTGCTGCTGAACTTTCCAATATCTGGTCTTTTCTCTTGGATCTTCCTTCGGTTGTTGATTCTACTTGTGAGCAGGGTATAGGTTCAATGACCATCAATGATAAAAGTCAAGCAGACTTTGGAAAACCTACTAACAATCATCAAGATCTATGTATTGATGCAAGTGACTCAAAAAATGTCAACTCAAACTTATGGAAAGGTTCTAAAATGGCTGAAATTGACAAAAAGAGAGCTGAAGGAAACCAGCAAACTGAATCAGCAAAACTCACACCAACAACG GTCGGTGGGACAAAAGAGCTAGATTTATGTGAAGATGACGACTATTACGAGGACTTCAATATGGATGAGCTCGAACTGAATATTGAAAAATATGAAGAACTTTTTGGTGTTGGCCATAACGATCCCCAGCACCTTTTCAATGATGATGGGATTGATAGTTTGTTTAATATGAAGAGAACTGGTGATGATTCCAACTGCCAGGATGCATATGCAGCCGAG gGATCTTTAATTGGATTGGAAAATATAGTGCAGCCTACGGGCAGCAATGCTGAATCTGCTGATTCCATGATCAGCTGTAAGACTGAACCAATTGCTTGCTTTGCTAGGCAAACCTCCAATCTCTCATTTTCGGGTCTTACAGGAGACAGCAGCACTGGTGGTGAATACCAAGATCGTGGAGCCTCTCCAATGCTTGTTATGGGAGAGCCACCACCTTGGTGTACTCCTGAAAGTTCCTTGGCTTCAAGTAGCAGGAGTAGTGCTGTCCAGCGTTACAAGGATAAGAAGAAAACACGCAA ATTTGAAAAGAGAGTAAGGTATGCAACAAGAAAGGCAAGAGCTGATGTAAGAAAGCGTGTGAAAGGACGTTTTGTGAAGGCTGGTGATGCTTTTGATTATGATCCTTTGAGCCAAACTCGAAGCTTCTGA